The Malus domestica chromosome 10, GDT2T_hap1 genome contains a region encoding:
- the LOC103422492 gene encoding putative MO25-like protein At5g47540 isoform X2 — MKGLFKSKPRTPADIVRQTRDLLVYAQRAPDSRESKREEKMSELCKNIRELKSILYGNSESEPVSEACAQLTHEFFKENTLRLLITCLPKLNLEARKDATQVVANLQRQQVQSKLIASDYLEANIDLMDILIQGYGNTDMALHYGAMLRECIRHQSVARYVLESEHMKKFFDYIQLPNFDIAADAAATFKELLTRHKSTVADFLSKNYDWFFAEYNSKLLESPNYITRRQAVKLLGDILLDRSNSAVMTRYVSSRDNLRILMNLLRLFAANQNKPADIVSILVANRSKLLRLFADFKIDKEDEQFEADKAQVVREIAAMEPKDS; from the exons ATGAAGGGATTATTCAAGTCCAAGCCCCGAACCCCCGCCGACATCGTTCGTCAGACCCGGGATTTACTTGTCTATGCCCAGCGCGCTCCCGATTCTCGCGAAAGCAAACGCGAGGAAAAG ATGTCAGAGCTATGTAAAAACATAAGGGAGCTGAAGTCCATTCTCTACGGCAATAGTGAGTCTGAAcccgtttcagaagcttgtgcCCAGTTGACCCATGAGTTTTTTAAAGAGAACACACTTCGACTTCTTATTACATGTCTTCCGAAATTGAACTTGGAG GCTCGAAAGGATGCCACTCAAGTTGTTGCAAATTTGCAAAGGCAACAAGTTCAGTCCAAGTTGATTGCATCTGATTACTTGGAAGCGAACATTGATTTGATGGATATTTTGATCCAAGG GTATGGAAACACCGACATGGCTCTGCATTATGGTGCAATGTTGAGGGAGTGCATACGTCACCAAAGCGTTGCAAG ATATGTTTTAGAATCAGAACACATGAAGAAGTTCTTTGATTATATACAACTCCCCAATTTCGATATTGCGGCAGATGCTGCTGCAACTTTTAAG GAGCTCTTGACGAGGCACAAATCTACTGTAGCAGATTTTCTTTCCAAGAACTATGATTGG TTTTTTGCGGAGTATAACTCAAAGCTACTGGAATCACCCAATTACATTACCAGACGACAAGCTGTTAAG TTGTTAGGAGATATTTTGTTGGATCGGTCAAACTCAGCTGTGATGACTCGATATGTGAGCTCAAGGGACAACTTGAGGATCCTTATGAACCTTCTCAGA CTATTTGCTGCCAATCAAAATAAACCCGCCGACATTGTGAGCATACTTGTTGCCAATAGAAGCAAACTTCTACGACTGTTTGCTGATTTTAAGATAGATAAAG AGGATGAACAATTTGAGGCAGACAAAGCTCAAGTAGTGAGAGAAATAGCTGCCATGGAACCTAAAGACTCATGA
- the LOC103422492 gene encoding putative MO25-like protein At5g47540 isoform X1 encodes MKGLFKSKPRTPADIVRQTRDLLVYAQRAPDSRESKREEKMSELCKNIRELKSILYGNSESEPVSEACAQLTHEFFKENTLRLLITCLPKLNLEARKDATQVVANLQRQQVQSKLIASDYLEANIDLMDILIQGYGNTDMALHYGAMLRECIRHQSVARYVLESEHMKKFFDYIQLPNFDIAADAAATFKELLTRHKSTVADFLSKNYDWFFAEYNSKLLESPNYITRRQAVKLLGDILLDRSNSAVMTRYVSSRDNLRILMNLLRESSKSIQIEAFHVFKLFAANQNKPADIVSILVANRSKLLRLFADFKIDKEDEQFEADKAQVVREIAAMEPKDS; translated from the exons ATGAAGGGATTATTCAAGTCCAAGCCCCGAACCCCCGCCGACATCGTTCGTCAGACCCGGGATTTACTTGTCTATGCCCAGCGCGCTCCCGATTCTCGCGAAAGCAAACGCGAGGAAAAG ATGTCAGAGCTATGTAAAAACATAAGGGAGCTGAAGTCCATTCTCTACGGCAATAGTGAGTCTGAAcccgtttcagaagcttgtgcCCAGTTGACCCATGAGTTTTTTAAAGAGAACACACTTCGACTTCTTATTACATGTCTTCCGAAATTGAACTTGGAG GCTCGAAAGGATGCCACTCAAGTTGTTGCAAATTTGCAAAGGCAACAAGTTCAGTCCAAGTTGATTGCATCTGATTACTTGGAAGCGAACATTGATTTGATGGATATTTTGATCCAAGG GTATGGAAACACCGACATGGCTCTGCATTATGGTGCAATGTTGAGGGAGTGCATACGTCACCAAAGCGTTGCAAG ATATGTTTTAGAATCAGAACACATGAAGAAGTTCTTTGATTATATACAACTCCCCAATTTCGATATTGCGGCAGATGCTGCTGCAACTTTTAAG GAGCTCTTGACGAGGCACAAATCTACTGTAGCAGATTTTCTTTCCAAGAACTATGATTGG TTTTTTGCGGAGTATAACTCAAAGCTACTGGAATCACCCAATTACATTACCAGACGACAAGCTGTTAAG TTGTTAGGAGATATTTTGTTGGATCGGTCAAACTCAGCTGTGATGACTCGATATGTGAGCTCAAGGGACAACTTGAGGATCCTTATGAACCTTCTCAGA GAGTCAAGCAAGAGCATTCAGATCGAAGCATTTCATGTTTTCAAG CTATTTGCTGCCAATCAAAATAAACCCGCCGACATTGTGAGCATACTTGTTGCCAATAGAAGCAAACTTCTACGACTGTTTGCTGATTTTAAGATAGATAAAG AGGATGAACAATTTGAGGCAGACAAAGCTCAAGTAGTGAGAGAAATAGCTGCCATGGAACCTAAAGACTCATGA